ATATTACAGGCAAAGGCAAAAGTCAGCAAAACAAAATTTATTGCCGTTCGTTTCGGGAATGTTCTCGGCTCGTCGGGAAGCGTAATTCCTCTTTTCAAAAAACAGATTGAAGAGGGCGGGCCCGTTACCGTAACCCATCCGGATGTCCGAAGATATTTTATGAGTATCCCGGAGTCGGCTCAATTGGTATTACAGGCAGGCGCTTTCGGCGCCGGCGGAGAAATTTTTATTCTGGATATGGGCGAGCAGATAAAAATAGTTGACCTTGCAAAAAATCTTATTGCTTTTTCGGGGCTTAAACTTGACAAAGATATTTCAATAAAATATATCGGACTTCGTCCGGGTGAAAAACTTTATGAAGAGATACTTTTAGACAAAGAAAAAGATAAAATTACAAAACACAAAAAAATATATGTGACTGCTCCGGAAAATTTTGACCCCTCTAAAATCAGAAAAGATATAAGGGAATTGGAGCATCTTGCCATCATAATGGATGAAGAAAAAATCTTAAAAAAACTTAAAGAGATGGTGCCCAATTATGTCTCCCAGACCAACCATACAATCGGTAATTAAATCCAAATTATTTAACTCCATAATTTATTATTTATTTATTTTTTTATTTTTTAGTGTTTCGTTGATTCCGTTTAATATTGTTTTTGATATTAAAATAGCGGGTGTCCCATTTCATTATATCTATATCGGTGGTTTAGCATCTTTGCTTGCAATTTTAAGTTTCTTGCAATATCCCCAATTGACATCTTTTGATAAATGGTTGTTTCTTCTCGCAATAGGACTTTCTTTGAGTTTGCTCACAAGTATTGACCATGCACATTCTCTTCAAATGTTATTGCAGGTATGTTCAGTTTTAAGATAAGAGAATATTTTCAAGTAAAAGAGGCGGCAAAAGAAGCGGCAAAGATAATCTTCTAAAGAATAGATGACAGGCAACGAGGCAACAGATGGCAGGTGTTCTGGTGCACTGGTGCCGAGGGGGAAATATGGGTAATTTATATGAACAGATAATAGATAATAAAATCCGTTCCTGGTTTTTGATTATTATATTTCTTATTATTGTCATTGGATTAGGATGGTTGCTTGGCAGACTTTCAGGAATGGGGTGGGGTGGGCTTATTATTGCATTTTTTATTGCATTTATAACCGGTATATTCAGCTATTATTATAGCGATAAAATTGTTCTTGCAGTGTCAGGGGCTAAACCTGTTAAAAAAGAAGACTTTCCTTATCTTGTCCATACTGTTGAGGGGCTTGCAATTGCAGCAGGCGTTCCTACACCGGGTATATATTTTATTAAAACACAGGCTCCTAATGCATTTGCAACGGGAAGGGACCCGCAACACTCATCCATTGCAGTTACAACAGGACTTCTTGAGAGACTCAACAGAAAAGAATTAGAAGGTGTTGTTGCACATGAGATGTCTCATATAAAGAATTTTGATATAAGGATAAGCACCCTTGCCTCAATCCTTGTAGGAACCGTAGCTATACTTTCAAGGTTTTTCTTGCAGAATCTCATCTGGGGAGGGGGTCGCAGGCGGGGCGGAGGAGGAGGAAGAGACGGTGGTTTGGGTGCGATACTTATAATAGTGGGAATAGTTCTTGCGATACTTACCCCTTTTATTGCTCAACTAATTCACCTTGCACTTTCAAGACAGAGGGAATTTCTTGCAGATGCATCCGGTGCAGAACTTACAAGATACCCCGAGGGGCTTGCAGGTGCATTGTTAAAAATATCTGCTGACTCTCATTCTGTTGAAACCGCAAGCGAAGGCACTGCCCATATGTATTTTGCAAATCCGTTTGGAGCAGAAAAGAGAATTTTCCATCTTTTTAGCACACACCCTCCTGTTAAAGAAAGAATCAAAAGACTTAGAGAAATGTAATGTCTAAATACATAGACTCCCAGCATATTGCAGATGTTGTCTCTGGCCTGTCAAAGAAAGCAAATCTTGTTCTAAGAGAAGATGCGGTTTTCTCATTTAACAAAGCAATAAAAAAAGAAAAAAATTCGCAAGCCAAACAGATTTTAAAGATACTTCTTGAAAATGCTCATTATGCAAAAGCCAATAATCTTGCAATGTGTCAGGATACGGGACTTGTCATTGTTTTTATCAGTTTAGGACAGGATGTGAGAATCAAAGGTGGATATGTTCAGGATAAGATTCAAGAGTCTGTCCAAAGCATTTATAAGAGTTGTTTTTTCAGAGACTCTGTTGCAGAGCCTATAACAAGACAGAAAAGTAATGCATCGGGTGTATTTATTCACTGGGATGTTGCAAAGGGCGATAAAATTGATATAAAGATTTTGATAAAAGGATTCGGAAGTGAGAATGCAGGTTCTGTTAAGATGTTTTATCCTACAGCAGACAGAGATGAAATTATCCAGTGGATTGTCCGGTGTGTAGAGGATGCAGGCGGAAGACCCTGCCCTCCAGTGTTTTTAGGTGTAGGGATTGGCGGAACACAGGATGTTGCCTGTGTTCTTGCAAAACAGGCACTTACCGAAAGGATGGATAGATTTTCAGAATTGAAAAATATATCAGGATTAGAAAAACAGATATTTTCACAGATTAATAAAACAGGTATAGGACCTTTGGGATTGGGTGGAAGGACAACCTGCCTTGGTGTCAGAGTAAAGATTGCTCCAACACATATTGCAGGACTTCCTGTGGCGCTGCAGATAGGTTGCCATGCGCTGCGTGGATGCCAGAAAACTATATAACAAACCCTTGAGGTGAAAAGAGGTATCAGTGGATGGATATATTAAGTGGTAAAAGAATAATTCTTCCATTAAAATATTCTGTGGCAAAATCACTTAAAGCAGGACAATGGGTCAGGCTTACAGGCTATGTTTATACTGTGAGAGATGCCGCTCACAAAAGACTTGCAAAGACAATAGAAAGGGGTAAAAAGATTCCAATACCCTTAAAAGAACAGATAATATACTATACAGGACCTACGGCTTCGTTCAGTGGTCATATTATAGGTTCGTGCGGACCTACAACCTCATCCAGAATGGATAAATACACTCCTGTGCTTCTTGAAAACGGGCTTGTAGGGATGATAGGAAAAGGAGAAAGGTCTGAACAGGTGAGGCTTGCAATAAAAAAATACAGGGCAATATATTTTGTTACATTCGGAGGGGCGGGTGCTTTTCTTTCAAGATTTGTGAAAAAATGCAATATTGCTGCATATCCTGACCTTGGGACAGAGGCAATATATAAGATTTTTTTTGAGGATTTTCCTGTTATGATAGGGATTGAAACTAATGGAAATTGTTTTAGCAACAAGAAATCTTAAAAAACTTCAGGAGTTAAAATCGCTTCTTAAAAATTTGGAGGTAAGAATTTTAACCCTTAACGATTTTCCTAACATTCCTCAGACTGTAGAAGATGGAACTACTTTTGAAGAAAATGCCCTGAAAAAAGCAACGGAAGTTTGTAAATTCACAAACCATTTTACCATCGCAGATGACTCAGGACTTGAGGTTGAAGGGCTGAACGGTGCACCCGGCATATATTCTGCACGGTTTGCAGGTGAAGGTGCAGATGATAGAATGAATAATGAGAAACTTCTTTTTTCGTTAAAAGCAATGGAAGGAGAAAAAAGAAAAGCCCGTTATGTATGTGCCATAGCAATTGCTTTTCCGGACGGACATTATAAGGTTGTAAGAGGAGAATGCAAGGGTATTATTGCCCGCAGGTTGTCAGGCAGGTGTGGGTTTGGGTATGACCCTTTGTTTTTTCTTCCAAGGTATAACAAAACTATGGCACAGATTTCTCCGTCTTTGAAAAATAAAATAAGCCACAGAGCAATTGCATTAAGGAAGGCTTATAGACTTATTTCTAAAAAATAACAGGCACAATTTTTTAAGTATTTAGATTTATAGGGGGCAGGCAGGGACAGATGAATAATAGAGACCTCGGCACCTAATATAGTTTCCACTGAAAAACCATGGAAACTATTGATTACGGCGATTAAATTCAGATTACAGCGATTTTGTTTTGCCGGAATAATCTCCGTAATCTTTTGTGAAATCTCTGTAATCAAGTTATTACCGGGTTTTTCAGTAACTTAATATAACTCACAAAAGCAAAAATTATTATATCAGACAATTTATTGAAATAATCATATGAATAAACCCGAAGGTTATTTAAGAATTAGCAGACGAAGCGGGGTCATGCTGCAAAATCCATATCCGATGTATTTCTATCCCGATAATCTTTTGGAAAGCATAATTATTTTCCAAAAAAGAAAATTTGATTATAAATCTATTCCAAAAGAAACCAGAGGGGCTTCAAAAATTAACATAAAAGAATTTTCAGGATAATAAATGGTTTATGACTTTGTGGGATATGGTTAATGTGTTGATAGGCTCGATGAGCGATGCAGGAGATAAAAAATGACTGAAAATATAGTTGGCAAGAGATACGATTTTCAAGTCGGTTGCGATAAAATTGACGAAAAATATTTTGAGTTTTATATTAGAGCAATATGCAAAATAACCAAAAGAACTTCCTGTATCAATAATCTCAATGCGGTATTATCTGAACTTCATACTGAACAAAAAGATGAGAATTACGATTCTGATCCGGAATACCTTGACTCAACATGGACTATCTTAGAAGAAAAAGCTAAAAAATTTACAAAAATAGCGGAAAACTTTCTTATCAGTTCAAGATTTGTGACTATCTTGAAAACAAATTGGATGATGACAGAAAAGAAGGAGAATGGGAGAACATTGTTGCAGAAAGTGGAGAAATAAAAGAATACGAAGATGAGGAATAATCAATGGCATATAAAATAATCATGGGTGATTGCATAAAAGAATTAGAGAGATTAACAACAACTATTGATTTGACATTCCTTGATCCGCCTTTTAATCAGGGTAAAGAGTATGCTGAACATGATGATAATATGCCTGACGATGTTTACTGGCAGTGGATGCGGGAGGTATGCAGCAATATTTACAAATTAACTTCACAAGGCGGAGCAATCTATTTTATGCAAAGGGAAAAAAATACTGAACATATTTTAAGCTGTCTCAGAGAATCAGGATGGAATTTACAAAATTTAATAATCTGGAAGAAGAAAACTTCAGCAGTACCGTGCAGTAACAAATTTGGAAAACATTACCAGATAATAGCTTATGCAATCAAGGGGAAAAAGGCGAATGTTTTTAATAGATTAAGGATCAATCCACCCTTGCCGTCTAACTACAAGTGTAAACGAGAAGACGGTATGTATGTTACTGATGTATGGGACGATATCAGAGAGCTTACAGCAGGCTATTTTGCTGGAGATGAGGCTATTCGTAAACCAGATGGCAACCGTTTCCATAAACAACAATCGCCTATCCAATTGCTTTTAAGAATAGTTTTATCCTCGTCAAATCCAAACGATACAGTTTTAGACCCTTTTGCAGGAACAGGAACAACATTGGTAGTCGCGGAACAATTAAGAAGGAATTCTGTAGGCATAGAAAAAGATAAAGAAAATATAAATTGTATAGAAAAAAGGCTGACGAATAGCAGAGAGTCTGATAATATTCAAAGATATTATAATGATTATGTTTATACTGATGATATTGAAAAAATTTGGGGATATGGAGTTGGTGATAGCTCTAAAAAGTATAGAGTTAAACAGCTTTCAATGTTTGGTTCGGAGAGATGATGTATTCCATATATCACTTTTTTAAATCGCTTATAGAAAGCAAAAGACACTTTTTGACAGAATATAAACTTGAAGACTTCCCGTTTAATGAAAACTTGCTTTCATGCAGAAATAAGGGGACTTTTCCAGATATGGCTATAAGACTAAATACGAATAGGGAAGTCTTTACTGGCGGTGAATTAATTGAATCGAAAGATAGCAATAGTTATACAGTGTCCTCTTTCAATTCAACCATTCCTTCGGGAAAAAAGGAGATAACAAAAATAATAACTAGCGAAACCAGCAATATCAAACAACAGATGGAAAATAATGGCGAAGATATTTACTCTTTACCGATCAGGGATGTTTTTTATCTCGTCAGAGGCAAAAAGAATAGGAATGTAAAAGTCTGCCTTGTTTATGGAAGTTTTTTTGAGACTATTTGCATTGAAGATTTAATCAGTCAATCGTTTTTACAGGTTTTGGAAGAAAGACTTAGGGATAGAGGAGAAAGTTTTGATGAAGATGTAAAGAAAAAACTCCTGACAATTCTGTCTGAACAACAGAGTTTCAGTAAGGTAAGGGACGTTAAAAAAGCCTCTGTTAAATTAAGGTTCCGTGTAATGACAGAGGTAAAAGCAGAAGGCAATATTTTAAATCCAAAGAAATATCCTGAGATAAAAGATAACACGCTAAATTTTGTTTTACCTTGTCACAACGAAAATGAAGAAAAAGAAATAATTAAAAAAGCAGAATCAATTTTTAACAAAACGGAATTAAAACAATTCATAATCTTTAAAATCAAGCATCATTTCAACGGCTATTTTCTGGTATTACAAACATCATTATAACTATCAATCAGACCAGTTACATTGGAACTTATCTCAGATTGAGAATGTCGGCACAATGGGCGAAAAAGCGGAGACAAACAAAAATCAAAAAGAAAATCACAGGGAATTTATTATACGCCAAAATATATTGTTGAGTTTATCGTCAAGGAAACCCTGGGTGAGGTGTTAAGGAAAGCCAGGCCAAAAGAGATACAAAAAATAAAAGTGCTTGACCCTGCTTGCGGTTCAGGTTCTTTCCTTACTGCCGCATACGATAGGATTTTGGAAACTCTAACAAAACAAAATCCACAGACCTCACTTTTTGCCAAGTTTGATATTCTGAAAGACAATATCTACGGCGTTGGCTTGGACACACAAGCAGTTGAAATCGCCCAACTTAATCTCTTGCTCAAAGTCCTTTCTCAAAAAACAAAATTGCCAACACTGGAAAAACTTAAAGAGGATAAAAGAACTGAAAGTTTTTGCGTAATTGAGAATACCGATATTAATAAAACAAGAAATGATATTGTTCATAAAAACGCATATAGACCATCTTTGTGCGATGTGCAAAAATATGACAAATTGATTAGCAGTCTAAATTGGTTAGGTATATCATATTTGAAGGTGCAAGACTCGCTTTATTATATTAACCAAAGAACTTGCCGCCTGCACTCGGCTGAGCCGAGCAATCAGCCAAAGGCGGGCACGGGA
The sequence above is a segment of the bacterium Unc6 genome. Coding sequences within it:
- a CDS encoding fumarate hydratase is translated as MDILSGKRIILPLKYSVAKSLKAGQWVRLTGYVYTVRDAAHKRLAKTIERGKKIPIPLKEQIIYYTGPTASFSGHIIGSCGPTTSSRMDKYTPVLLENGLVGMIGKGERSEQVRLAIKKYRAIYFVTFGGAGAFLSRFVKKCNIAAYPDLGTEAIYKIFFEDFPVMIGIETNGNCFSNKKS
- a CDS encoding zinc metalloprotease HtpX; the protein is MGNLYEQIIDNKIRSWFLIIIFLIIVIGLGWLLGRLSGMGWGGLIIAFFIAFITGIFSYYYSDKIVLAVSGAKPVKKEDFPYLVHTVEGLAIAAGVPTPGIYFIKTQAPNAFATGRDPQHSSIAVTTGLLERLNRKELEGVVAHEMSHIKNFDIRISTLASILVGTVAILSRFFLQNLIWGGGRRRGGGGGRDGGLGAILIIVGIVLAILTPFIAQLIHLALSRQREFLADASGAELTRYPEGLAGALLKISADSHSVETASEGTAHMYFANPFGAEKRIFHLFSTHPPVKERIKRLREM
- a CDS encoding non-canonical purine NTP pyrophosphatase, producing MEIVLATRNLKKLQELKSLLKNLEVRILTLNDFPNIPQTVEDGTTFEENALKKATEVCKFTNHFTIADDSGLEVEGLNGAPGIYSARFAGEGADDRMNNEKLLFSLKAMEGEKRKARYVCAIAIAFPDGHYKVVRGECKGIIARRLSGRCGFGYDPLFFLPRYNKTMAQISPSLKNKISHRAIALRKAYRLISKK
- a CDS encoding modification methylase, which gives rise to MAYKIIMGDCIKELERLTTTIDLTFLDPPFNQGKEYAEHDDNMPDDVYWQWMREVCSNIYKLTSQGGAIYFMQREKNTEHILSCLRESGWNLQNLIIWKKKTSAVPCSNKFGKHYQIIAYAIKGKKANVFNRLRINPPLPSNYKCKREDGMYVTDVWDDIRELTAGYFAGDEAIRKPDGNRFHKQQSPIQLLLRIVLSSSNPNDTVLDPFAGTGTTLVVAEQLRRNSVGIEKDKENINCIEKRLTNSRESDNIQRYYNDYVYTDDIEKIWGYGVGDSSKKYRVKQLSMFGSER